A portion of the Maylandia zebra isolate NMK-2024a linkage group LG9, Mzebra_GT3a, whole genome shotgun sequence genome contains these proteins:
- the LOC143420218 gene encoding E3 SUMO-protein ligase ZBED1-like, whose translation MDITDDDPAYVVKFKNAFQKDLAARRANGNEIWFEVATALDPRFKDLKCLPREKREQVWTILENMLQAAEPRRADSLQPSTEDDGPAQKKRRSELLLGSDSDSEDGIESGELQRYRAEPSISIDDCPLQWWYAHSGVYEKLSVLAQKYLASPATSVPCERLFSLAGHIVQKKRAALLPENVTRLVCLSDWLRKKK comes from the exons ATGGACATTACTGATGATGATCCTGCCTACGTGGTGAAGTTCAAGAATGCCTTCCAGAAGGATCTGGCAGCACGACGAGCTAATGGCAACGAGATATGGTTCGAGGTGGCCACAGCATTGGATCCACGGTTTAAGGATTTGAAATGTCTTCCAAGAGAAAAGAGGGAACAG gtgTGGACCATTCTGGAGAATATGCTCCAGGCAGCAGAGCCCAGAAGAGCAGATAGTCTCCAGCCCTCCACAGAGGATGATGGACCAGctcagaagaagaggaggagcgaACTCCTTCTGGGGTCTGACTCTGACTCAGAAGATGGAATTGAGTCTGGAGAGCTGCAGCGCTACAGAGCAGAACCCAGCATCAGTATTGATGACTGTCCCCTGCAGTGGTGGTATGCTCACTCAGGAGTCTATGAAAAGCTGTCAGTCCTAGCACAAAAGTACCTGGCCTCCCCAGCTACCTCTGTACCCTGTGAGAGACTCTTTAGCCTTGCAGGCCACATAGTGCAAAAGAAAAGGGCAGCCTTGCTTCCAGAAAATGTTACCAGGCTGGTGTGTCTTAGCGACTGGCTGAGGAAGAAGAAATGA